The window ccttctacccccccttaccccaccccaaagaaaaaaaaaaaaaaattgtaaagtggttgtctcactggctatcataaggtgaatgcaccaatttgtaagtcgctctggataagagcgtctgctaaatgacgaaaatgtaaatgtaaatgttaacatcTTTAAGCAATGAGTGGGCTGAGAATTCTGGAATCAATACCTCTGCGACCGgatggtttgatgaaatgtttgggaAATGGAAAACTATAGTAGCCACAATTTTGGGGGCAGTTATTGCCTGTATGGGTAcacttgtattatgtggttgttgtcttattccctgtgtccgagggttggtgagtaaGGAGTTGGAGATGCAGTGTCTCAACAGATGATGAGATATGGACCGACTCTGGACTCTGACCAgtggaatgtgaaaaacgatcctccaggcttggtggataatGAGGACTTTGACCCTGATAATCTGCAATTAGATAAAACTGTTATTGGTTCTGACGTGTGAAGGTCATAGGGAAAATCTCAAAAAGAGGACCTATGATTGGAAGTAGATAATAGAACTAATCTCTGaggttaatcatgcttgtaaatacattCATCCTGATGGTGTAAACATTTAGTCATGTTTACACCATCACATGACTAAAGTGTTCCACCCCGAtagtgtataaatgtgtaaactgtgttagagttataagaaaatagaaccACTAACAGGGAAGATGTTAGAAACTGTTGGAGACGAGCATTCCATAGTAAGGGGTCCACCTAGAAACTGCTGAAACATTCTATACTGTGGAAAGTTacaggccgcctaaaggtgggcggagcaaagtcctTTGTGTGGACGCATATAAAAAGGCTGTGTGTTTTTTTTTAGCGGGAgagcgctctcatgaataaaaTGGCTGATCCCTTGCAGACTGGAGAATTTGTTTAATTCATTCTTAACTAGAGTCTTACACCCTCTGGGGATTATTcaatatacagaagatagccctatttggtaaaagaccaagtccatattatggcaagaacagctcaaataagcaaagagaaacgacagtccatcattactttaagacatgaaggtcagtcaatacggaacatttcaagaactttgaaagtttcttcaaatgcagtcacaaaaaccatcaagcgctatgatgaaactggctctcatgaggaccgccacaggaatggaagacccagagttacctctgctgcagaggataattagagttcattagagttaccagcctcagaaattgcagcccagataaatgcttcacagagttcaagtaacagacacatctcaacatcaactgttcagaggagactgtgtgaatcaggccttcatggtcaaattgctgcaaagataccactgctaaaggacaccaataagaagagacttgcttgggccaagaaaaacaaacaatggacattagaccggtggaaatgtgtcctttggtctggagtccaaatttgagatttttggttcaaaccgctgtgtctttgtgagacgcggtgtggatgaacggatgatctccgcatgtgtagttcccaccgtaaagtatggaggaggaggtgttatggtgtgggggtgctttgctggtgacactgtctgtgatttatttagaattcaaggcacacttaaccagcatggctaccacagcattctgcagcgataagccatcccatctggtttgcgcttagtgggactatcatttgtttttcaacaggacaatgacccaacacacctccaggctgtgtaagggctatttgaccaagaaggagagtgatggagtgctgcatcagatgacctggcctccacaatcccccgacctcaacccaattgagatggtttgggatgagtcggacggcagagggaaggaaaagcagccaacaagtgctcagcatatgtgggaactccttcaagactgttggaaaagcattccaggtgaagctggttgagagaatgccaagagtgtgcaaagctgtcatcaaggcaaagggtggctatttgaagaatctcaaatataaaatatattttgatttgtttaacactttttttggttactacatggttccatatgtcttattttatagtttgatgtcttcactattattctacaatgtaaaaataaagaaaaacccttgaatgagtaggtgtgtccaaacttttgactggtactgtagtacctaacatctgatttggaccaaactCTTTTCTAACAATGACTAaagaaatggtcaaaagccacccacggaccccccacaccaaacccaccccaacaaccagtatacagtatcagttctctatgtctggcaagtagtatggagctgctgcTCTGAGTTTTGTTTCTGAGGCTCTGAGTATTGCTTCTTCATCCTATATAATGTATTCTCcgtgaatttggtgatgtttcCCCCcctctgttcagagaaattagtcattgaatTTAGGTTGATGTCCCATCCGATATCCTGATATTACCacgttctgaccactagatggtgctgttcctgctaGTAGGTGTTTTCTTTTTTAGTATATTCAGAATTATCCTGCAGATTGGGGTTTATTGTTTGATAGAGAAGTCAGAGACTGGCAGTTGATATATGTTTTACTTTATTTATTGTGGAACTAAATTATCTATTTCTCATGTTGTGCATGGCCATATATTTCAGCATGTCTGTAATTACAGTTCCAGTAGTCTCACATATTATGAGGAAGGTACTGTCCTGTTTAAAATACTCAAGAAGCTATGCTTGCTTACTTTTTACTTCATGTAATCATGAAACAAACACAGGGGAATTCTACAAGAAATGTAATCTTGTTTAGACTGATTGAGCATCATTGTAATGCCGTACAAAATAATTACGTTACTCATCGACGTCACAGTTGCGTGACTTCACTTGGCCAACGTCGCAGTCACAATACAGCCTGAAAAATCTTTGTTCTGTCGCAGACTTGCAAGTGTCTTATAAGCCATTTCGCTCGCCAGGTAAGTAGCTACTAGCAAGTAAGTAGCTCTCTTTAGTTAGTAGCTATATAATTCAAAGTTATCTCCAAATACTACTATAAAGATGACAACGAAGCATGCTTCTAGTCGAATAATTGAATGTTAGCTAGCATAATCtgttgttagttagctagctaaattagctagcttgTCTGACAATGTTTTGAACATCCCAGCAGACAGTTGGATGTTATTTTGTTGCAATCAGTCAGGTGAGATGGCTACAAGTGTGGCAGAGTTCAAATGTATGTACACTACATTGTTTGTGACTTTGGCCGTAGTGTTGATATCCTTACTTCCCCCAcgtggtccctgactgaagaatGTAGTTATGTGCATATGTACATCCATTTGTGTGTTTGAGTGGGTTTTTATTTTGTTCCAAGGATGTCGGTGAACGAGGAGCGCACTGTGACCATACAGGACATACTGGAAGACGAGGAGCTGCAAGAGGCTTATGCAGTGTTGGCTGGAAGTGATCCAGATAATTGTTCCTATCCCCAGGTAAAGATGCTGCCTGCCCCACATCTGTAGTGTGTATCGCCACATCCAGAGAACTGCCACTGACCCCAGGTTCAGTGTGGCCTTTTGTGTCTTTTTTCTGTTACTATGATATGTCATCAGGGACCTCAACCAATCGAGCCACGAcctgttctccccgcttccatcactcagatgcgggcagtacaggagcatcatggctaaaactaacagactgacaaatagcttctacccccagaccatcaagctgctgaatagacaccactagtccgCTACCTGCAACTCCTGCACCCTCCATTTTATTTTCTTCCCCCACCCTAAACTGACAATTACCCTGCCCACACCCCAATGGGCATTTATATTTATCATTGTCACAGTTGTAAATatgtatacattattttttattattatatcattcacacctgcactgttggagctcagAGCTTAAGCATTTCACAGTACACTGCAATTACATCTGTGACCCTGTGCGTGtgactaaataaaaaatacaatatctATTCTATTGTGTTACAGGGATACTTGAAGAGACAGGCTGTTTTTTCCTGCAACACTTGCACACCCAGAGGGGTAGAACCTGCTGGGCTCTGCCTTGCCTGCACCAACCATTGCCATGATGGGCATGACATATTTGAGCTCTACACAAAAAGGTATGAACCTGATGCAAAGGGACGTTCACAAATTCCAGGAGTACAAATAACACTAGGGGTCAGGTAGCTGTTTACATTTCCATACTCATTGTAGGACTTGTTGAGGTCTTGACGTTGCATATTCCTTATTTGCTTCTATTTGTTTGCATGTAGGAATTTCCGCTGTGATTGTGGAAACAGCAAGTTTGGCGAGTTTAAGTGCCAGCTAAGTCCTGTAAGTGTCCTAATGTCCTATCTACCCCTCAGCCATGTCATCCTGACAGCTGAAAACATTGTTGCTTGATTTCCATTGTTCCTTTTCTCTTTGCAGGGCAAAGACCAACAAAACACTAAAAACCATTACAATCACAACTTCCATGGCTGTTACTGTACCTGTGACAGACCTTACCCAGACACTGACGATCAGGTATGGATTTAATTCCAGAATTACGAATCATTCCCTTTCTCCATCCCTTCACATTTTGCTGTTGATAAATTAATACATGTTTTAATTCTGTCTGAATCATAGGCTTTGTTGATATGCTTGGTCTCTAGGATTCAGTTCATGTGTTGTTGAAAGAATGATGGATATGTCATTCCTCATCACAAAACACCCTCTCATGCTTCCCACCCCACCCATAAGGTTAATGAGGATATGATTCAGTGCATCATCTGTGAGGACTGGTATCATCCCAGGGTATGTATCGGGGGCAACATCATGATTGTTTACATGTGTCTTTCGAGATCTAAACTATGTTCGCTGGGATAATGGTTTTGATACAAAGACAGGAATGATTACTCCTCCTTGACAATGTGGGCATTCTCTGTGACAGCACCTGGGTTGTACGGTGGAAGACTCGGAGGAACTGCAGGAGATGGTGTGTGAGACCTGCATGAACAAAGCCCCCTTCCTCTGGACATACGCCGCCCACTTCGCAGGTGTGTTATATCCCTCCCACTGACGGAGGCAGCTAGGGATCCAGAGCACTGGGCTTGGGTTACACCTCCCCCCACCATAAATGGGTACTACTTATGAAAGTAAATCTCTTCCCCCTTCGAACTAGCTAAAGATGGGAGATATCAGTCTTCTTCATCTAGGGATAATTTGGGTTAGGTTTTTAGTGCACAGACAGTGACAATGAATTGGACCTGATCACTATACAATGTCATACCCTTTATGAACATCCTGCAGTTAAAACAATGGCAATGTATGCTTTTTTTTCTGCCAAGAACCTCCCGTGGTCAAAGTGAGCCCCTGTAAAGAGGAGGTTGAAGTGAACGTGGAGGAAGATAAGGAGCCAGAGGAGAAGAGGGATGAGCCCTGTAAGAACGGGGGCGAGGGGTCCTCCACCAGCCCCAGCTGTCAGAAACAGGAGAAGGTAAGGAGAGCCAAGCTTTGACTTCTACAATTGCGTTTGAAACCCAGACTCCTAAGTGCATGACTCACCACTTGCACCAAGCAAATGGGAATGACATCAGGGTGAGGAGAGGAACTCTCTCTGTACTGTTGGGTGTGTTTCCATTGAAGGCAGACATAAACACACATCTATACTTAAGCAGACATTTGGTTAACACTGCCTGCTAAACCAATTCATACATTCTTCAAGAGTCATCCACTCAGCTATTTGGTGTGATTTGCAGTGCATGTCACCTGACTCTCAGCAGATGGCGGTGGAGGGTAATGTATTGGGCGGATGCAGACAGTGGACTCCTGTTCCTGTTGTGCTGCCCTCTCCTCTGGGTAATTAGGGAAGAAATTATCCATGGGACACAGATTCCCCTGCTCTGGGGACTGGCTTGGCCAGGCTTCACAGCTCAGCTTACTGTAAACAAGACTGATTTCATCAGCCCACCCTCTCATCGTGTCAACTCCTATTAGAGAGCTTGTGTGTCACCAGAGTGTCGCCTCCACGGGGGATcggtccctctcttcctcctcgtTCTCCAGTAACACAATCCTGAAAAGCCTAAAATGTAATGCATGTTTTCTCCCTTGCTGTCTTCTGTCCAGAAGCAGGCTATAAATGGGAGGACTGCCTGCAAACGGACTCACCAGGAGATGACAGGCCTTCCTGTGAAGAGCCAGGCCAAGACTGTGTACTGCAGGCTGAGGGAGCTGAAGACCCAGGGCCTGGAGAGAGCTAGGGAAGGGGCTGTGTTCTGGCCTTACCACTGGAGAGCCAAGCTGTGCACCTGCGTCAGCTGCAAGGTGGGTCACTAAAGATGCTTCTCTCTTGAGTGTTTTTTGCCGTGACTGATTTCAAACACAGTGCAGCCACTGTTTTTAGCTATTTGATGTGGAACAAATAGATTGCTGTAGCTAACTGTTTCATTGAGTTGTATTTGAGGTAGTTATAGACTTTACTGACCGTTCAGCACATTGTAGTGTCAGCCCTTTGGATTGGATAAAGAGCTGTTTCCATTGTATGTTTGGTGTTTCTGCTCAGAGGGCCTACGTCGATGCGGGAGTGCAGTTCCTGCTGGATGAGTCAGACACTGTCCTGGCCTACGAGAACAGAGGCACTATAGAGCAAGGAACTGCTAGTCTCGACAGTCTACTCATGTCAGGCCTGAGTACTCTGGACCGTGTGCAGCAACTGGAGATAGTTTACCGTAAGGATGGGGACCATCTTTTTCATTCCTTTTGTTTGGCAGTTATTAACTGTAGATGTAACCTAACACGGTGGGTTTCTAACCATTTGATGAAGTAAAATGTTCCTTCATTCAGAGTTCAATGAGATGCAGACTGAACTGATGGCGTTCCTACGGCAGATTGCTGATGAAGGAAAGGTGAGGATCTGTATGTTTGTTTGCAGAGGACAAAATGTCTGGCGGTAATTCCAGAATGTTTCCAATAATTCTGAGAGCACATGAACCCAGCATAGGAAACCAATATAATTTATGAGCAGCAGTCCAGAGGTTACTTGTCACGTCAGCTCTTGCTTGATTGTCATTGATCTGCTTGGGCCCAAACAATAGCTGAAAAGCCGAACAAGCACTGCTGACAAGTACTTTGGTCAT is drawn from Coregonus clupeaformis isolate EN_2021a chromosome 25, ASM2061545v1, whole genome shotgun sequence and contains these coding sequences:
- the LOC121539328 gene encoding putative E3 ubiquitin-protein ligase UBR7 is translated as MSVNEERTVTIQDILEDEELQEAYAVLAGSDPDNCSYPQGYLKRQAVFSCNTCTPRGVEPAGLCLACTNHCHDGHDIFELYTKRNFRCDCGNSKFGEFKCQLSPGKDQQNTKNHYNHNFHGCYCTCDRPYPDTDDQVNEDMIQCIICEDWYHPRHLGCTVEDSEELQEMVCETCMNKAPFLWTYAAHFAEPPVVKVSPCKEEVEVNVEEDKEPEEKRDEPCKNGGEGSSTSPSCQKQEKKQAINGRTACKRTHQEMTGLPVKSQAKTVYCRLRELKTQGLERAREGAVFWPYHWRAKLCTCVSCKRAYVDAGVQFLLDESDTVLAYENRGTIEQGTASLDSLLMSGLSTLDRVQQLEIVYQFNEMQTELMAFLRQIADEGKVVTAEAIHQFFGELMSRKRRQMNS